In Anaerolineales bacterium, one DNA window encodes the following:
- the tsaA gene encoding tRNA (N6-threonylcarbamoyladenosine(37)-N6)-methyltransferase TrmO: MDIKYQPIGIIHSPFDSLEDMPIQPTSDISGSGTVEIFPQFIDGLKDLEGFSHVYLLYHFHEIHQSRLIVTPFLDKEPRGIFATRAPSRPNPIGLSLVNLIRLENNLIYVDRLDVLNETPLLDIKPYVPNFEHIQNIRIGWLDRVKRQVKTQKSDTRFK; the protein is encoded by the coding sequence ATGGATATCAAATATCAACCCATAGGTATTATTCATAGCCCGTTTGATAGCTTGGAAGATATGCCAATCCAACCTACGAGTGACATAAGCGGATCAGGAACCGTCGAAATATTTCCCCAATTTATTGATGGCTTGAAGGATTTGGAAGGCTTCTCCCATGTCTATCTACTGTATCACTTCCACGAGATACACCAATCCCGCCTGATTGTGACTCCCTTCCTCGATAAGGAGCCGAGGGGTATCTTTGCCACCCGCGCCCCCAGCCGTCCAAATCCAATCGGTCTCTCCTTAGTTAATCTTATTCGCCTTGAAAACAACCTCATCTATGTTGACCGATTGGATGTGCTAAATGAAACCCCTCTTCTGGATATCAAGCCCTATGTACCAAATTTTGAGCACATCCAAAACATCCGGATAGGATGGCTTGACCGGGTAAAAAGACAGGTAAAAACCCAAAAATCAGACACGCGCTTTAAATGA
- a CDS encoding histidine phosphatase family protein, whose translation MTRVILVRHGQTEWNRIERFRGRADVQLNETGIAQAESTGLRISGEWQPSAIYSSPLSRAMKTAEVIAKHSSLSVQAHPSLVDIDYGEWQGLTPDEVRDRWPAALHAWYHQPDQAIIPGGEKLPQLRSRGMHAVNVLSARHTDQTIVLVGHTVINRIILLGVLGLGNDRFWYIKQDTCAINVFEAEMGDFVLVSLNDTCHLHN comes from the coding sequence ATGACTCGCGTTATATTAGTCCGCCATGGCCAAACAGAATGGAACCGCATCGAGCGCTTTCGTGGGCGCGCTGATGTGCAGCTGAATGAGACTGGTATTGCACAAGCTGAGTCTACTGGACTCCGTATCAGCGGTGAGTGGCAGCCTAGCGCAATTTACTCCAGCCCTCTCTCACGAGCGATGAAGACTGCGGAAGTGATTGCCAAACACTCAAGTTTGTCTGTGCAAGCTCACCCGAGCCTGGTTGATATTGATTATGGCGAATGGCAAGGGTTAACCCCCGATGAGGTGCGAGACCGATGGCCAGCTGCACTGCATGCGTGGTATCACCAACCTGATCAAGCGATTATCCCAGGTGGAGAAAAACTGCCGCAATTACGTTCCCGTGGCATGCACGCTGTAAATGTGCTGTCTGCTCGACATACTGACCAGACCATTGTCTTAGTTGGACACACTGTTATCAACCGTATCATCCTTTTAGGCGTATTAGGCCTGGGTAATGATAGGTTCTGGTACATCAAACAAGACACCTGTGCCATCAACGTCTTCGAGGCCGAAATGGGCGATTTTGTGCTTGTGTCTCTGAACGATACTTGTCATTTGCACAACTAA